Proteins encoded together in one Streptomyces umbrinus window:
- a CDS encoding threonine ammonia-lyase, whose translation MSDLEVSVGDIRAAHVRIAEDVVRTPLLPAAWAPGDLWLKAENLQPIGAFKLRGAVNAIRRLDPDARARGVVTHSSGNHGQAVAWAARAAGVRAVIVMPEEAMPVKVEATRALGAEVIMAPGARRELVADAVSAERGMTLVPPFDHADVISGQGTLAVEVLEDLSDIDTVLVPIGGGGLISGVGVAVKTLSHRTRVVGVEPSLAADTRDSLANGRRIEWDAHATYRTIADGTRTPVVGKITFPIIQATVDEIVTVDEDDILAAVGTLARRAHLVVEPSGALSVAAYLAEPGKYGRAVAVLSGGNIDPPVLARALGLST comes from the coding sequence GTGTCTGATCTCGAAGTGTCCGTCGGCGACATCCGCGCAGCACATGTACGGATCGCCGAGGACGTGGTGCGGACTCCGCTGCTGCCCGCCGCGTGGGCGCCGGGCGACCTCTGGCTGAAGGCCGAGAACCTCCAGCCGATCGGCGCCTTCAAACTGCGGGGCGCCGTCAACGCGATCAGACGCCTCGATCCGGACGCCAGGGCACGTGGCGTAGTCACACATTCGAGCGGCAACCACGGCCAGGCAGTCGCGTGGGCGGCCCGAGCGGCAGGCGTCCGGGCCGTGATCGTCATGCCGGAGGAGGCCATGCCCGTCAAGGTGGAGGCCACCAGAGCCCTGGGAGCCGAGGTCATCATGGCCCCCGGCGCCCGACGAGAGCTCGTCGCAGACGCCGTGAGCGCGGAGCGGGGGATGACGCTGGTCCCTCCCTTCGATCATGCCGATGTGATCTCCGGTCAGGGGACGCTCGCCGTCGAGGTACTCGAAGACCTGTCCGACATCGACACGGTGCTCGTGCCGATCGGAGGCGGCGGACTCATCTCGGGAGTGGGGGTCGCCGTGAAGACCCTGTCCCACCGGACCCGAGTGGTCGGCGTCGAGCCCTCACTGGCCGCGGACACGCGCGACTCGCTCGCCAACGGGCGCCGGATCGAGTGGGACGCGCACGCGACGTATCGCACGATCGCCGACGGAACGCGGACACCTGTCGTGGGCAAGATCACCTTCCCCATCATCCAGGCGACGGTCGACGAGATCGTCACGGTGGACGAGGACGACATCCTCGCTGCCGTGGGCACGCTGGCGCGCCGTGCTCACCTCGTCGTCGAACCCAGCGGCGCACTGAGCGTCGCCGCCTACCTCGCCGAGCCGGGGAAGTACGGGCGGGCGGTCGCCGTCCTCTCGGGCGGCAACATCGACCCGCCGGTCCTCGCCCGCGCGCTCGGCCTCTCAACGTGA
- a CDS encoding thiamine pyrophosphate-binding protein, with amino-acid sequence MTYAEAVADGIWAAGTARVGYIPSVSVAPVVDSLVATDGGADGVSPRVTPLSREEEAIGVMGAVAFTGELGAVVMQDNGFGNALTALATFTSSYHLPLLVFANTRGSLGEYNSMIHSISQPVPALLRAVGLPVVELDRRSSADDWRDTVKEAGVHAVMTYRPVVVLGSFWNTDGKAA; translated from the coding sequence ATGACGTATGCGGAAGCCGTCGCCGACGGCATCTGGGCGGCCGGTACCGCGCGGGTCGGGTACATCCCCTCCGTGAGCGTGGCACCGGTTGTCGACTCGTTGGTCGCGACCGACGGCGGTGCGGACGGCGTCTCACCGCGTGTCACACCGCTCTCGCGGGAGGAGGAGGCGATCGGCGTGATGGGGGCGGTCGCGTTCACCGGCGAGCTCGGCGCCGTCGTCATGCAGGACAACGGATTCGGCAATGCCCTCACGGCACTCGCGACGTTCACATCGTCCTACCACCTGCCGTTGCTCGTCTTCGCGAACACCCGCGGGAGCCTCGGCGAGTACAACTCGATGATCCACTCCATCAGCCAGCCCGTGCCTGCCCTGCTGCGCGCGGTCGGGCTGCCCGTCGTCGAACTGGACCGCAGGAGCAGCGCCGACGACTGGCGCGACACCGTGAAGGAAGCCGGTGTGCACGCCGTCATGACGTATCGCCCGGTAGTGGTCCTCGGGTCGTTCTGGAACACCGACGGAAAGGCCGCCTGA
- a CDS encoding thiamine pyrophosphate-dependent enzyme, with protein MATGLALSVDASAPKVVGIEGDGSLLMNPNVLPTGGYLAPDNLLLVLLDNGVYGSTGDLPTYSSKIDLGQFAAAVGWTTRSTATVDGLKAAFGELLIVRGPAFLHARIEAGNAEGIEKLLIDPVSITDRFTRWLREDHASAVAA; from the coding sequence GTGGCGACCGGACTGGCACTCAGCGTGGACGCCTCCGCGCCGAAGGTCGTCGGCATCGAGGGGGACGGATCGCTGCTGATGAACCCGAACGTCCTCCCGACGGGCGGATATCTGGCGCCGGACAACCTGCTCCTCGTCCTGCTCGACAACGGGGTGTACGGGTCGACCGGCGACCTGCCGACCTACTCGTCCAAGATCGACCTCGGGCAGTTCGCGGCCGCCGTGGGATGGACCACGCGTTCGACGGCCACCGTCGACGGACTGAAGGCCGCCTTCGGGGAACTGCTCATCGTGCGGGGCCCGGCGTTTCTGCATGCCCGGATCGAGGCAGGCAACGCGGAAGGCATCGAGAAGCTGCTGATCGACCCCGTCTCGATCACGGATCGCTTCACCCGCTGGCTTCGCGAGGACCACGCATCGGCGGTCGCGGCATGA
- a CDS encoding aldehyde dehydrogenase family protein, giving the protein MTGRDGSIVVVNPTTGYELGFYPYTTSEAIDRVLDDASASRWPRSRVEDRVAAIGRLGDVLVERREPLAALITLEMGKPIRQARAEIDKCVSACRHYAEELPEILRPDSFDIDGDTAMVRVVPIGVVFAILPWNYPWWQVIRAMLPAIAAGNTVVLKHAESVTGSAMAVEEVFQEAFGAGVLQTIVVDGPTASDIIEDSRVAAVTFTGSDRVGALVASRAGAALKKCVLELGGSDPFVVLADADVPAAAAAAVKSRFLNNGQSCIAAKRILVHRDVHDQFVHELVPHVSELRVGDPAEETTEVGPLARQDLRDSLSEQRARALAAGGRVIAQAEAPESAQGAWFSPSIVEVDGNDSVLLTDETFGPLGALTTGADDEELIALANSSRYGLSSSVWSTDRDHASSVSDRVHAGAVFINTISATDPRLPAGGIKASGYGRELGKWGVHELANIQALRIRKT; this is encoded by the coding sequence ATGACGGGGAGGGACGGCAGCATCGTCGTGGTCAACCCCACGACAGGCTACGAGCTGGGCTTCTACCCGTACACGACTTCCGAAGCCATCGACCGGGTGCTGGACGACGCGTCGGCCTCGCGGTGGCCCCGGTCCCGTGTGGAGGACCGCGTCGCGGCGATCGGCCGGCTCGGCGACGTCCTGGTGGAGCGGCGGGAGCCGCTGGCGGCGCTCATCACCCTGGAGATGGGGAAGCCGATCAGGCAGGCGCGGGCCGAGATCGACAAGTGTGTCAGCGCCTGCCGCCACTACGCCGAGGAACTGCCCGAGATCCTGCGGCCGGACAGCTTCGACATCGACGGTGACACAGCGATGGTCCGAGTCGTGCCGATCGGGGTCGTGTTCGCGATCCTTCCGTGGAACTACCCGTGGTGGCAGGTGATCCGGGCGATGCTGCCCGCGATCGCGGCGGGCAACACCGTCGTCCTCAAGCACGCGGAGTCCGTCACCGGAAGTGCCATGGCGGTCGAGGAGGTGTTCCAGGAAGCCTTCGGCGCGGGCGTCCTGCAGACCATCGTCGTCGACGGGCCGACGGCGTCGGACATCATCGAGGACAGCCGGGTCGCCGCCGTCACCTTCACCGGCAGCGATCGCGTGGGCGCCCTTGTGGCCTCGCGCGCCGGCGCCGCGCTGAAGAAGTGTGTGCTGGAGCTCGGGGGATCCGACCCGTTCGTCGTTCTCGCCGACGCCGATGTCCCTGCCGCGGCCGCCGCCGCTGTGAAGTCCCGATTCCTCAACAACGGTCAGAGCTGTATCGCGGCGAAGCGGATCCTTGTCCATCGCGACGTGCACGACCAGTTCGTGCACGAACTGGTGCCGCATGTAAGCGAGTTGAGGGTCGGTGATCCGGCGGAGGAGACGACCGAGGTCGGCCCGCTCGCGCGCCAGGACCTGCGTGACTCCCTGAGTGAGCAGCGTGCCCGGGCCCTGGCGGCCGGCGGCCGCGTGATCGCGCAGGCCGAGGCGCCCGAGTCCGCTCAGGGAGCGTGGTTCTCGCCGTCCATCGTCGAAGTGGACGGGAACGACTCGGTCCTCCTCACCGACGAGACGTTCGGTCCGCTCGGCGCGCTCACGACCGGTGCGGACGACGAAGAGCTCATCGCCCTCGCGAACTCCTCGCGGTACGGGCTGAGCAGCAGTGTATGGAGCACGGACCGCGATCACGCCTCGTCCGTGAGCGACAGGGTCCACGCCGGAGCGGTGTTCATCAACACGATCTCCGCGACCGACCCCCGCCTGCCCGCCGGCGGCATCAAGGCCAGCGGCTACGGACGCGAGCTGGGCAAGTGGGGGGTCCACGAGCTGGCCAACATCCAGGCGCTGCGGATACGGAAGACGTGA
- a CDS encoding homoserine dehydrogenase, translating into MGEVSQADVALSGYGPVGQAFVDHLARQGDKLARQHGVRPRVRAIRASSAQCWLRGDEPVPPRSAWGPLVSLAETLEQTAARVFVQAIPSSPELRQQAAKEAVEALRQGVHVVTATKSHLLGHWRELDEAARGLGVMIRISGATGAALPAGDLSRTALRGMGCETIRACPNGTVTFVLDRLAQGDSLSDAIREAQRRGIAEADPSADLSGEDAAAKVRLLAALAWGWDPALVRVETQPVIEDTASEALSAVSRGRRLRAVAGASVDQPYFVRVRLEETQPGDPLHALDGPEKAVVFGCPDAGDVTVSGGRSSPLGAALALVKDTIEVTAPRTGFF; encoded by the coding sequence ATGGGTGAAGTGAGTCAGGCCGATGTGGCGCTTTCCGGCTACGGCCCGGTCGGCCAGGCCTTCGTGGACCACCTGGCTCGACAGGGGGACAAGCTCGCACGCCAACACGGAGTACGGCCGAGGGTCCGTGCCATCCGTGCGAGCTCGGCGCAGTGCTGGCTGCGCGGGGATGAGCCGGTACCGCCACGCTCGGCATGGGGCCCGCTCGTCTCGCTGGCGGAGACACTCGAACAGACCGCTGCCCGCGTCTTCGTCCAGGCGATTCCGTCCTCGCCCGAACTCCGGCAGCAGGCCGCGAAGGAGGCTGTCGAGGCGCTGCGCCAAGGAGTCCATGTGGTCACGGCAACCAAGAGCCATCTGCTCGGCCACTGGCGCGAACTCGACGAGGCGGCCCGCGGGCTCGGGGTCATGATCAGGATCTCCGGGGCGACGGGGGCGGCCCTGCCGGCGGGAGACCTGTCGAGAACGGCGTTGCGGGGGATGGGCTGCGAGACGATCCGGGCCTGCCCGAACGGCACCGTCACGTTCGTCCTCGACCGGCTTGCCCAGGGCGACTCGTTGAGTGACGCGATCCGCGAGGCGCAGCGCCGGGGAATCGCGGAAGCGGATCCCTCGGCCGACCTGTCCGGCGAGGATGCCGCCGCGAAGGTGCGGCTGCTGGCCGCGCTGGCCTGGGGATGGGATCCGGCGCTGGTACGCGTGGAGACGCAGCCGGTGATCGAGGACACCGCCAGTGAGGCCCTGAGCGCGGTGTCCCGGGGTCGCCGACTGCGGGCCGTCGCCGGCGCATCCGTGGACCAGCCCTACTTCGTCCGGGTCCGATTGGAGGAGACGCAGCCGGGCGACCCCCTGCACGCGCTCGACGGGCCGGAAAAGGCAGTGGTGTTCGGCTGCCCGGACGCGGGCGACGTGACCGTGAGCGGGGGACGCTCAAGTCCGCTGGGGGCCGCTCTCGCCCTGGTGAAGGACACGATCGAGGTCACAGCTCCCCGCACCGGATTCTTCTGA